In the genome of Streptomyces sp. NBC_00259, the window GCACCGGCTGCCGGACCGGGTCTTCGCGACGGTCTCCGACAGCGGGCCCCGCGGCGCCACCGGCGCGAAACCGCAGTACCTGGACTTCGACAGCCCGCTGTCGCTGACGGCGTTCGAGGGGCTCCTGAAAAGCGACGAGGCCCGTGTGGTCTTCCGCGAGATGCTGCCCGACGAGGGCGCCCTGCACGTGACGTCCGAACGCGGCCGCCATGTCGCCGAACTGGCCGTGGAGACCGCCGTCCCGACCCGACGGGAGAGCCGATGACGACCACCACCACGACCGGCGCCGGGGCCTGGCAGGCCACCCACGTCTTCTACGCCGCCAACCCGCGCCCGATGCTGCTGCAGTGCGTCCGCCCGCTCGTCGAGCAACTCGACTCCGAGGGACTGATCGCGGGCTACTTCTTCATCAACTACTGGCTGGAGGGCCCCCACGTCCGGCTGAGGCTGAAGCCGTCCTCGCCCGCTGCCGAGGCCGAGGTGCGACGTCGCACGGAGGAGGCGGTCGACGCCTTCCTCGCCCAGCGGCCCGCTCTCTACGAGGTCGACTCCGGATTCCTCAACGAGTTCTACAACACCCTCTTCGAGATCGAGTTCCCCGGCGCCGAGCGCGGCCACTACACGGACGAGCAGGGCAGGATGCGGCTGCGTCCCAACAACTCCCGCAGCGCCGAACCGTACGAGCCGGAGTACGGCAAGTACGGCGGCCCGGCCGGGATCGAACTCGCCGAGTGGCACTTCCGCCACTCCAGCGATCTCGTGATCGACGCCTTCCGCACCAAGAACCTCCACCTGCGCACGGTTCTGCTCGGCACCTCCGCACAGCTGATGATGGTGATGTCCGGTGCCTTCCTTCCCGCCGTCGAGGAGCTCGCCGACTACCTGGACTCGTACTACACGTTCTGGCACCGGGCTTTCCCCGGCACCGGATTCATCGGCAGCGAGGAGTACGACCGCGACTACGCCGCCATGGCCCCCCGCCTGGCCGCGCACTTCGCCCGGATCCGCGCCGCCGTCGACGAGGGCGAGCCGGGCAGACTGCCCGCCTTCCTGGCCGGCTGGGCCGAGCACTGCGCCGAACTGCGCGACCGTGCCGCGAAGCTGGCCGCCGACGGCGACCTCGTCTTCCGCTCCTGGACCGGCGACCGGGACGAGCACGTCACCGACCCCGGCCTGGCGCTGCCCCGGCTGCTCTCCCCGTACATGCACATGACCAACAACCGGCTGCATGTGACCATCAGGGACGAGGCGTATCTGGCCCATGTGCTGGGCCGCGCGCTGCGTGAGCCGGTCGCGCCGACCGGGCCGCTCGAACCGCGTTCCGGAGCGCGGCCGTGACCGCCGTGACCGTTCCGGCGCACCACCGCCCCGAGCTCGGCGCCGGCGTCCGGATCAGCGAGCCGCTGCTGCACGGCCCCGACGTCGTCCACCTGATCAAGAACACCGACAGCGGGCAGGCGTACAAGGTCGGGACGAAGGAGCACTTCCTGATCTCCCGCATGGACGGCACCCGAAGCATCGAGGAGATCGGCGCCGAGTACGCGGCCCACTTCGGACGGCGGCTCGCGGATGCCAACTGGCAGCCGCTCCTGGCCTCGCTCGGCGCCCGCGGACTGCTCAAGGGCGCGCCGGCGCCAACCGTCCCGTCACAGCCACAGCCACAGCCACAGCCACCGCCACAGCCACCGCACCCACCGGCTCGGGGCCTGCTGCGCGGCACCATCCGGCTGGTCGCCGACGCGGACGCGACGACGGCCGCGCTGCACCGGGTGGTGCGCCCACTGCTGTCGCCGTGGGCGCTCGCGCCGCTGCTCGCATTGACCGCCGTCATGGAAGTGCTGCTCCTGCTCCGCCTGCCCGAACTGATCGACGCGACGGCCGGGTTGTTCACCGAGCCCGCACTGCTGACGGCCGTGGCCACGCTGCTGTGGCTGAGTACCGCGCTGCACGAACTGGCCCACGGTGTGGTCGCCCGCCACCACGGCGGACACGTGGCTGAAATCGGGCTGCGATGGCGGCTGCCTGTCGTGATGATGTACTGCACGGTGGACGACTTCCTCCATCTGCCGGGCCGCCGGGCCCGGCTCGCCACCGCCGGTGCCGGGGCCGTCATGAACCTGCTGTTCCTGCTGCCGTTCTTCGCGGTGTGGTCGCTCGCCCCGCTGGATGCCGCCACGGACGGGGCGCTCGGTGCGCTGCTGCTCCTCGGCAGCGTCCAGGCGTTCACCATGCTGGTACCGCTGCCACCGCTCGACGGCTACAAGATGGCCTCACAACTGCTCGGCGCCACCGGACTGGCAGCCTCCACCGCTGCCTTTCTCCGGCTCACCGCGCGGCGCGATCCGGCAGCGGCCGGCTATCCGTCGCGCGCCCGCCGGGCCTACGCCACCTACGCGCTGCTCGCCGTACTCACGCTGAGCGCCCTTGCCGCGGCGCTCGCGCTCCTCGTCCACCGCCTGTTGACCGCCGCACCCTGAAACGCCCTGCACCGAAGGAGAGTTCCATGTCCCCCGCCTCCGGCCCCACGGACGGCCCGGCCGTCGCCCTCGACGACGTACACAAGCACTACGGCAGCACCCGGGCCGTCGACGGTGTGTCCCTGACCGTGGAGCGCGGGGAGTTCTTCGGCCTCCTCGGCCCCAACGGCGCGGGCAAGACCACCCTCGTGGAGATCATGGAGGGCCAGCGGCGGCCCGACGCCGGCACGGTCAGCGTCCTCGGCCACCACCCCTGGCCCCGCAATCCCGGGCTGCTGCCGCTGATAGGCGTCCAGACCCAGTCGTCCGCCTTCTTCGTACGGCTCACCGCCGCCGAGCACCTGCGCACCATGGCCGCCCTGTACCGCACGGACCGCGCCGCCGCCGAACGCGCCCTGGCCATGGTGGGCCTGACCGAGCAGGGCGAGGTCCGGGTGGACGACCTCTCGGGAGGCCAGCGTCAGCGCCTCGCCATCGCCTCCGCACTCGTCCACGAGCCGGAGCTGATCTTCCTGGACGAGCCGACCGCCGCGCTGGACCCGCAGGCGCGCAGGGCCTTGTGGCAGGTCCTGCGCGACCTCAAGGGCAAAGGCCGCACCATCATCTACACCACCCACCACCTCGACGAGGCCGAGGCGCTGTGCGACCGGGTCGCCATCCTCGTCGACGGACGGATCGCCGCCCTGGACAGCCCCAGCCGGCTGATCGCCCAGGGCAGTCCCACCACCCGCCTGGTGGTGCCGGCCGAGCGGCTCACCCTGGAGGCGGCCCGCGCCCTCCAGGGCGTCGACCGCGCCACGCGGGACGGCGACACGATCGTCCTGGAGACCCTCGACGCCGGCCACGTACTCGCCGCCCTGGAACCCGTCGCGGGGCTGCAGGGCGTGCAGACCCGCACCGCGAACCTCGAGGACGTCTACCTCGCCCTCACCGGCGCCGCCCAACCGCAGGCACAGCCGTAGCTCCTGAGCCCTCGCCTCGCTCCGCCATCGCCTCGCCCTCGCCCCGCCATCGTCCTCGACATCACGGAGACTTGCGACCATGAGCGCCTACGCCGCGCTGACCCAGGCCGGATACCGGGCCTACACGCGCGACAGGACCACCCTCTTCTTCACCTTCGCCTTCCCCCTGCTCTTCCTCGTCGTCTTCGGCCTGATCTTCCACGGCCAGAACGTCGAGGAGAGCGGCAGGCCCTACATCTCCTACATCGCTCCCGGAGTGCTGTCCTGGGGCGTCGGCAACGCCGCGGTCTTCGGCGTCGCCTTCGTCCTCATGCAGTGGCGGCGCGACGACATCCTGCGCCTGATCCGGATGACACCGACGCCCGTCTCGGCGGTCGTCGCCTCCCGCTACGTCCTCGCGCTCGTCATCGGCGCCGTGCAGAGCGCGCTGTTCG includes:
- a CDS encoding lantibiotic dehydratase C-terminal domain-containing protein, encoding MTTTTTTGAGAWQATHVFYAANPRPMLLQCVRPLVEQLDSEGLIAGYFFINYWLEGPHVRLRLKPSSPAAEAEVRRRTEEAVDAFLAQRPALYEVDSGFLNEFYNTLFEIEFPGAERGHYTDEQGRMRLRPNNSRSAEPYEPEYGKYGGPAGIELAEWHFRHSSDLVIDAFRTKNLHLRTVLLGTSAQLMMVMSGAFLPAVEELADYLDSYYTFWHRAFPGTGFIGSEEYDRDYAAMAPRLAAHFARIRAAVDEGEPGRLPAFLAGWAEHCAELRDRAAKLAADGDLVFRSWTGDRDEHVTDPGLALPRLLSPYMHMTNNRLHVTIRDEAYLAHVLGRALREPVAPTGPLEPRSGARP
- a CDS encoding M50 family metallopeptidase — translated: MTAVTVPAHHRPELGAGVRISEPLLHGPDVVHLIKNTDSGQAYKVGTKEHFLISRMDGTRSIEEIGAEYAAHFGRRLADANWQPLLASLGARGLLKGAPAPTVPSQPQPQPQPPPQPPHPPARGLLRGTIRLVADADATTAALHRVVRPLLSPWALAPLLALTAVMEVLLLLRLPELIDATAGLFTEPALLTAVATLLWLSTALHELAHGVVARHHGGHVAEIGLRWRLPVVMMYCTVDDFLHLPGRRARLATAGAGAVMNLLFLLPFFAVWSLAPLDAATDGALGALLLLGSVQAFTMLVPLPPLDGYKMASQLLGATGLAASTAAFLRLTARRDPAAAGYPSRARRAYATYALLAVLTLSALAAALALLVHRLLTAAP
- a CDS encoding ABC transporter ATP-binding protein; this translates as MSPASGPTDGPAVALDDVHKHYGSTRAVDGVSLTVERGEFFGLLGPNGAGKTTLVEIMEGQRRPDAGTVSVLGHHPWPRNPGLLPLIGVQTQSSAFFVRLTAAEHLRTMAALYRTDRAAAERALAMVGLTEQGEVRVDDLSGGQRQRLAIASALVHEPELIFLDEPTAALDPQARRALWQVLRDLKGKGRTIIYTTHHLDEAEALCDRVAILVDGRIAALDSPSRLIAQGSPTTRLVVPAERLTLEAARALQGVDRATRDGDTIVLETLDAGHVLAALEPVAGLQGVQTRTANLEDVYLALTGAAQPQAQP